One stretch of Narcine bancroftii isolate sNarBan1 chromosome 8, sNarBan1.hap1, whole genome shotgun sequence DNA includes these proteins:
- the pou3f1 gene encoding POU domain, class 3, transcription factor 1: protein MATTASAHYIPRNNSLHSNSLVHPDSDRMHPGTTYREVQKMVQNDYLHGLATNGHPITHSHQWLSSVTDGAPWVTASHLGQPDPAKANVQTARDDLGNSIHHRTHHMVHQQTHGNHPGGAWGPAAHHIPGMSPSTNGHQPLIYSQPGFTSLNSMLSPPNPSLHHGLTDALHEDPSDHGNHQQHPPPHHQDPSDEDAPTSDDLEHFAKQFKQRRIKLGFTQADVGLALGTLYGNVFSQTTICRFEALQLSFKNMCKLKPLLNKWLEETDSTSGSPTSIDKIAAQGRKRKKRTSIEIGVKGALENHFLKCPKPSAHEITSLADSLQLEKEVVRVWFCNRRQKEKRMTPAGIPGHPGMEDVFSQRDTPPLHHTLQSPVQ from the coding sequence ATGGCCACCACAGCTTCGGCTCACTACATTCCGAGGAATAACTCGCTCCACTCGAACTCTTTGGTGCATCCGGACTCTGACAGGATGCATCCAGGAACTACCTATAGAGAAGTTCAGAAAATGGTGCAAAATGACTACTTGCATGGGCTGGCGACCAATGGGCATCCCATCACGCACAGCCACCAGTGGCTGTCCTCAGTCACAGACGGGGCCCCATGGGTCACCGCTTCTCACCTCGGGCAGCCGGACCCGGCAAAGGCCAATGTGCAGACCGCCAGGGACGACCTTGGGAACAGCATCCATCACCGGACACATCATATGGTCCATCAACAGACTCATGGCAATCATCCTGGCGGCGCCTGGGGGCCGGCAGCCCATCACATCCCGGGAATGTCACCTTCGACCAATGGGCATCAACCCCTCATCTACTCGCAGCCAGGATTCACCAGCCTCAACAGCATGCTGAGCCCACCAAACCCTTCTTTACACCATGGGTTGACGGATGCTCTCCATGAAGATCCAAGCGACCATGGCAACCACCAGCAGCATCCTCCACCACATCACCAGGACCCCTCGGATGAAGATGCGCCCACGTCGGATGACCTGGAGCACTTTGCAAAGCAGTTCAAACAAAGGCGGATCAAGCTCGGCTTCACCCAGGCAGATGTGGGCTTGGCTCTGGGCACTCTGTACGGCAACGTCTTCTCCCAGACGACCATCTGCAGGTTTGAAGCCTTGCAGCTCAGCTTCAAAAACATGTGCAAACTGAAGCCTCTCTTGAACAAGTGGCTGGAGGAGACGGACTCAACGTCAGGGAGCCCCACCAGCATAGACAAGATCGCAGCCCAAGGGagaaagaggaagaagcggaCGTCCATTGAGATAGGAGTGAAGGGCGCTTTGGAGAACCATTTCTTAAAGTGCCCCAAGCCCTCGGCTCATGAGATCACCAGCTTGGCTGACAGTCTGCAGTTGGAGAAAGAAGTGGTCAgagtttggttttgtaacagaaGACAAAAAGAGAAGCGGATGACCCCGGCCGGAATCCCGGGCCACCCAGGGATGGAGGATGTATTTTCACAAAGGGACACCCCGCCGCTTCATCACACACTGCAGTCCCCTGTTCAATGA